The sequence GTTCCAGTGGCAGAGAAGGCAGGAGGACGTCTTCTTCGCCGTGCCGAGGGGACGTCTCAAACTTCGGCGTGAAGAAGGCTCTGTTCCGCACCTGGTCGCTTACTTCCGTGAAGATCGCCCGGAAGCAAGGGAAAGTCGCTACGTGATTGTTCCCTGTCCCGAGGCCGAGCTCCTGCAGGCGGCCCTGGAAAGCACTGTGGGAATCGCCGCCGTTGTCCGCAAGAAGAGAACACTCCTCACCTGGCGCACAGTGCGGATCCACCTGGATGAGGTGGAAGGGCTCGGGCCCTTCGTCGAGCTGGAGGCAGTCGTCTCGGGCAGGGAGGGGGCGGAAGAGGGCCGTCGCGAGCTGGAGTCCCTCCTCGAGAAGCTGGACCTGCTTCGGGCGGAGCGGCTTCCGTGCGCGTACGTGGACCTTCTGTGTCAGGGTAGGCAGCCCCTCGGTGGTCAGAGCAATTGTGGCCGTCCCGGAACGTAGGCAAGGCACGGGGACTTGGCGGCCCCCGCCCGGAATGACTGGCCCACTGCGAAAGCCTTTCGAAGCACGACGCGAACCATGACCGACCGCGAGCGCTGGAGGCGCGTGTTTCGGTTCCAGAGCGTTGACCACGTGCCCGATATGGAGTTCGGGTATTGGAAAACGACCCTCCTCCGGTGGCGAGAAGAGGGATTCCCCGCCCACATCGACACCAACGAGGCCGCCGAGCGCTATTTCGGACTCTGCCGGAGAAGGAAACTTCCCGTCAGCGTAGGTCTCTATCCCGATTTCGAAGAGGAGATTCTCGGTGAGGAGGGGGAGTACTGGATCCGCCGGAATAAGGAGGGTGCGATCTGTCGGGTCCGCAAGGATGACCCCGAGGGTTCGATCCCTGCCGTGATCCGCTACCCCATCCAGACGCGAGAGGACTGGCTTCGCTTCAAGGAGCGCCTGGATGCCAACACCGTAGGCCGCTATCCCCCCGACTGGGACCGGGTGTGCCAGGAGTTCAACAGCTCGTCAGAGCCGGTCGGGATTGAGCTGGGAAGCTTATTTGGCTGGATCCGCGACTGGATGGGACTGGAGCGGCTCTGTTTCGCCCTGTACGACGATCGCACCTGGGTGGAAGAGATGATGGACCACCTGGTGGACCTGGTTCTGCAGGTGATTCCGGGCG comes from candidate division KSB1 bacterium and encodes:
- a CDS encoding class IV adenylate cyclase — encoded protein: MSSPVIMLPRTNVEVKLRVADLRPVLERARAAGASFQWQRRQEDVFFAVPRGRLKLRREEGSVPHLVAYFREDRPEARESRYVIVPCPEAELLQAALESTVGIAAVVRKKRTLLTWRTVRIHLDEVEGLGPFVELEAVVSGREGAEEGRRELESLLEKLDLLRAERLPCAYVDLLCQGRQPLGGQSNCGRPGT